Proteins from one Gimesia maris genomic window:
- a CDS encoding 3-keto-disaccharide hydrolase has product MVLKRLLTITCVCLAAVSAVGAEAGDKVITPKDGVIHLFNGKNLDGLYVWNRDTAYEDPREIFTVKDGMLHISGDGYGGLITKNDYRDYHMVIEFKWGEKTWGKREDRARDSGVLIHCHGPDGGYGNTWMASIEAQIIEGGVGDILVLTGKDPKTGEPIPTSLTTKITKDRDGEKVWKKDGEEITLSSGRINWFGRDPDWADKVGFRGKDDVESKFGEWTRMDVISKGGEIEYLVNGVVVNAGYNAKPDHGKLLVQTEMAEMWVRKWDLYPLGKAPEYKKD; this is encoded by the coding sequence ATGGTTTTGAAACGACTACTGACGATCACCTGTGTCTGTCTGGCTGCTGTCTCTGCTGTAGGAGCGGAAGCGGGCGACAAAGTCATCACCCCTAAAGATGGTGTGATTCATCTGTTTAACGGTAAGAATCTGGACGGCCTGTATGTCTGGAATCGTGATACCGCTTATGAAGATCCCCGTGAAATCTTCACTGTGAAAGATGGCATGCTGCATATTTCCGGCGATGGTTATGGCGGACTGATTACCAAAAACGATTACCGTGATTATCACATGGTGATTGAATTCAAGTGGGGCGAAAAGACCTGGGGCAAGCGGGAAGACCGTGCCCGCGATTCCGGTGTGCTGATTCACTGCCATGGTCCCGATGGTGGATACGGCAATACCTGGATGGCATCCATCGAAGCACAGATCATCGAAGGGGGCGTGGGTGATATCCTGGTCTTAACGGGCAAAGACCCCAAGACCGGCGAACCGATTCCCACTTCACTGACTACAAAAATTACCAAAGACCGTGATGGTGAAAAAGTCTGGAAGAAGGACGGCGAAGAAATCACGTTGAGTTCCGGCCGAATCAACTGGTTTGGCCGTGATCCTGACTGGGCCGACAAAGTTGGCTTCCGCGGTAAAGATGACGTCGAAAGCAAGTTCGGCGAATGGACGCGGATGGATGTGATCAGCAAAGGTGGCGAGATTGAATACCTGGTTAACGGCGTCGTTGTGAACGCAGGCTACAACGCCAAGCCAGATCATGGCAAGCTGCTGGTGCAGACCGAAATGGCTGAGATGTGGGTTCGCAAATGGGACCTGTATCCACTGGGCAAAGCAC
- the folE2 gene encoding GTP cyclohydrolase FolE2: MFEFVSDALNLKQMGSIDPGAQSVLSTDSRVASSKSLMPDVANESLPLTGGTLERVGMSGVELVLRLRDASGEIFRTPARADAAVSLDDENVKGIHMSRLFLSLNNRLADTELSLPVVNEILKDFIHTHQDMSSSSYLTLTYEHSLKRPALLSDHAGWRAYPVKIQSACQQGVFRHQVQVRLTYSSACPCSAALSRQLIQQAFENRFSDRSELTHDEIMQWLGTPEAILAVPHSQRSHADVCVELESEIEEFPIESLIDYLERVIATPVQTAVKREDEQEFARLNGANLMFCEDAARKLKGALEGYEGVKDFRVEINHLESLHPHDASAVAIKNRS; the protein is encoded by the coding sequence ATGTTTGAATTTGTTTCCGATGCCCTGAATCTCAAACAGATGGGATCAATCGATCCGGGTGCGCAATCCGTTCTGTCCACAGACTCACGAGTGGCTTCCTCGAAAAGCCTGATGCCAGATGTCGCCAATGAGTCGCTGCCTTTAACGGGGGGGACACTGGAACGCGTGGGCATGTCAGGGGTCGAACTGGTACTGCGATTACGCGACGCGTCGGGCGAAATCTTTCGAACACCGGCCCGGGCGGATGCTGCCGTCAGCCTGGATGATGAAAACGTCAAAGGCATTCATATGTCTCGGTTGTTTCTGAGCCTGAACAATCGACTGGCGGACACTGAACTCAGTTTGCCTGTGGTCAACGAAATTCTGAAGGATTTTATTCACACGCATCAGGACATGAGTTCCAGCAGTTATCTGACATTAACTTACGAACATTCCCTGAAACGACCTGCATTGCTCTCTGACCATGCCGGCTGGCGTGCCTATCCGGTCAAGATTCAAAGTGCCTGCCAGCAAGGCGTCTTTCGTCATCAGGTGCAGGTCAGACTGACTTATTCCAGTGCGTGCCCCTGTTCGGCTGCCTTATCCCGTCAGCTAATCCAGCAGGCCTTCGAAAATCGCTTCAGCGATCGCAGCGAACTGACACATGATGAAATCATGCAATGGCTGGGCACACCGGAGGCGATCCTGGCAGTGCCCCACAGCCAGCGAAGTCATGCGGATGTATGCGTCGAACTGGAAAGCGAGATCGAAGAATTTCCGATCGAGTCGCTGATTGATTACCTGGAACGCGTGATTGCCACACCCGTACAGACGGCGGTCAAACGGGAAGACGAACAGGAGTTTGCCCGGCTCAATGGTGCCAACCTGATGTTCTGTGAAGACGCCGCCCGCAAGCTGAAAGGCGCACTGGAAGGGTATGAAGGCGTGAAAGACTTCCGCGTGGAAATCAATCACCTGGAAAGTCTGCATCCGCACGATGCCTCCGCTGTGGCGATTAAAAACCGCTCCTGA
- a CDS encoding tetratricopeptide repeat protein: MAILDSESQDLVEQVRVASESGRQEQAAELLKQAVASNPNNAAVRQQLSEFLIANGYSEEAIQQLQKTTVLAPDDPRPYIDLSYLLYEKKQYTDALKNLELGLMLDPTNIRALILKGELEELAGLNSSAVETYHRVLQVEPYNIVSRLKLAGLEIKLGEPNRATPILRPICHNTSATIEQRAEAQWMLGIAYGAEQRWTDSVASLEQALKNREQVSADDWYRMAYACLQANQMEKVYPAVTQALTLNPMHTETNRLSNFLTQQTNQMNIQQASLYTPLQRPGFIGQEPERIPIETLQPPQGWERVNRHSVSSARPNLK; encoded by the coding sequence ATGGCGATTCTGGATTCCGAGTCGCAGGACCTGGTGGAACAGGTGCGGGTAGCGAGCGAAAGTGGTCGCCAGGAGCAGGCTGCGGAACTGCTGAAGCAGGCCGTCGCATCGAATCCCAACAATGCGGCTGTGCGTCAGCAACTCTCTGAATTTCTGATTGCGAATGGTTACTCGGAAGAAGCGATCCAGCAGTTGCAGAAGACGACCGTGCTGGCCCCCGACGATCCACGACCTTATATCGATCTGTCTTACCTGCTGTATGAGAAGAAACAGTACACGGACGCGTTGAAAAACCTGGAACTGGGCCTGATGCTGGATCCGACGAATATTCGTGCCCTGATCCTGAAAGGGGAACTGGAGGAACTGGCGGGACTGAATTCTTCGGCAGTGGAAACATATCATCGTGTATTACAGGTAGAGCCTTATAATATTGTCTCACGCCTGAAACTGGCTGGGCTTGAGATCAAGCTGGGAGAACCGAACCGGGCGACACCGATCTTACGCCCCATCTGTCATAATACGAGTGCCACCATTGAACAACGGGCCGAGGCACAGTGGATGCTGGGAATCGCTTATGGAGCCGAGCAGCGCTGGACGGACTCTGTCGCTTCGCTGGAACAGGCGTTAAAGAATCGGGAACAGGTTTCTGCTGATGACTGGTATCGGATGGCGTACGCCTGTCTGCAGGCCAATCAGATGGAGAAAGTGTATCCGGCGGTCACTCAGGCATTGACTCTCAATCCGATGCATACCGAAACAAATCGCCTGTCCAACTTTTTGACGCAACAGACCAATCAGATGAATATACAACAGGCTTCCCTTTACACTCCGCTGCAACGTCCCGGTTTTATTGGACAGGAGCCGGAGCGGATTCCGATCGAAACTCTGCAGCCTCCCCAAGGCTGGGAACGCGTCAATAGGCACTCTGTTTCTTCTGCCAGACCGAATCTGAAGTAG
- the polX gene encoding DNA polymerase/3'-5' exonuclease PolX, giving the protein MQNSEIARQFEELADLLEIQGANPFRLRAYRNAARTISGLPDSIQDIVESDPRELQDLPGIGKDLAEKIVTIVETSTLPQLEELKEQIPADVVRMLDIPGIGPKKVAFLFSELSIQSLDDLKAAAENGVIAEQKGFGKKTEQIILEGLEHLNQAGNRVRLAEAKAQSDAIIHDLSKLDSVQQISEAGSCRRRKESVGDLDVLVTSSQPAEVMDALADHELVNKVLARGDTKQRVRLNSGLELDLRVVPEESYGAALLYFTGSKEHNIVLRRRSQDRGLKLNEYGLFREDELISGKTEEEVYKALDLPWIPPEIREDRMEFAAAEKNELPELIELKDIRGDLHMHTTATDGTASILEMAEGAKAKGYQYIAITDHSKRVTMANGLDAKRLRAHWKAIEKVQDKISGIQILKGIECDILEDGSMDLPDDVLSEADWVIAVLHYGLKQPQKQINQRLLNAIQNPNVSIIGHLSGRLIGKRPGADLNYGEILKAAADYGTMLEINAHPMRLDIDDIHAARAKELGIPIVINTDAHSVSGLDVMQYGIYQARRAGLTKKDVANTKTWKQFQKLLKTSK; this is encoded by the coding sequence ATGCAAAACTCAGAAATCGCACGCCAGTTTGAGGAACTGGCAGACCTGCTGGAAATTCAAGGCGCAAACCCCTTTCGGCTCCGCGCTTATCGAAACGCCGCCCGAACCATTTCGGGACTGCCTGACTCCATTCAGGATATTGTGGAGTCCGATCCCAGAGAACTGCAGGATCTGCCCGGCATTGGTAAAGACCTCGCCGAAAAAATTGTCACGATCGTTGAAACTTCGACGCTCCCTCAGCTGGAAGAACTCAAAGAACAGATACCTGCAGACGTCGTTCGCATGCTGGATATCCCAGGAATTGGTCCTAAAAAAGTCGCGTTTCTGTTTTCTGAACTCTCCATCCAATCACTCGACGACCTCAAAGCAGCCGCTGAAAATGGCGTGATCGCCGAGCAGAAAGGCTTCGGCAAAAAAACAGAACAGATCATTCTGGAAGGACTCGAACATCTCAACCAGGCTGGAAATCGTGTTCGGCTCGCAGAGGCCAAAGCTCAGTCCGATGCCATCATTCATGATCTCAGTAAACTCGATTCGGTTCAGCAGATATCGGAAGCCGGCAGTTGTCGCCGACGTAAAGAATCCGTCGGTGACCTGGATGTCCTCGTCACTTCCAGCCAGCCTGCCGAAGTCATGGACGCGCTGGCAGACCACGAACTGGTGAATAAAGTTCTCGCCCGCGGTGATACCAAGCAGCGTGTGCGGCTCAATTCCGGTCTCGAACTGGATCTTCGCGTCGTCCCCGAAGAATCGTATGGCGCCGCCCTGCTCTACTTCACCGGTTCCAAAGAACACAACATCGTGCTCCGCCGCCGCTCCCAGGATCGAGGTCTCAAACTGAATGAGTACGGACTGTTTCGCGAGGACGAGCTGATTTCCGGAAAAACCGAGGAAGAAGTCTACAAAGCGCTCGATCTTCCCTGGATCCCGCCGGAAATCCGCGAAGACCGGATGGAGTTTGCCGCTGCAGAAAAGAATGAATTACCAGAACTGATCGAACTGAAAGACATTCGCGGCGATCTGCATATGCATACGACAGCCACCGATGGCACGGCATCCATTCTGGAAATGGCCGAAGGCGCCAAAGCGAAAGGTTATCAATACATCGCCATCACCGACCATTCCAAACGGGTCACCATGGCCAATGGACTGGATGCCAAACGACTGCGGGCACACTGGAAAGCCATTGAAAAAGTTCAGGACAAAATCTCCGGCATTCAGATTCTGAAAGGCATTGAATGCGACATTCTCGAAGATGGCAGCATGGACCTGCCCGATGATGTCCTCAGCGAAGCCGACTGGGTCATCGCTGTCTTGCATTACGGACTTAAACAACCTCAGAAACAGATCAATCAACGATTGCTGAATGCCATTCAGAACCCCAATGTTTCCATCATCGGTCATTTATCGGGTCGTCTGATTGGCAAACGCCCCGGTGCCGATCTTAATTATGGGGAGATTCTCAAAGCCGCCGCCGACTATGGCACCATGCTGGAAATCAACGCGCATCCCATGCGACTCGATATCGATGACATCCACGCCGCCCGGGCCAAGGAACTGGGCATTCCGATTGTGATCAATACCGATGCCCACAGCGTCTCCGGGCTGGATGTCATGCAGTACGGCATCTACCAGGCGCGCCGGGCCGGGCTCACGAAAAAAGATGTCGCGAATACCAAAACCTGGAAGCAATTTCAGAAATTACTGAAAACATCGAAATAA